Part of the Quercus robur chromosome 5, dhQueRobu3.1, whole genome shotgun sequence genome, cacacacgtagTATTGTGTATTATTATGTGGTGGAGATCAGCCTCGTTCATTCTGGACCATCGACTCCAAGAGGACCCACCAAACAACATCGCTTCATCCTCCAAAGAACCCGATACTCTATCAACACTTTCCCCTCCCCAAACCCACTCCTCCTTCATGGCCGCCGCCGATCCCTTCAACCCTATCCCTAATCCCAAAATCTCCGCCTACTACCAGACCCGAGCCGCCCACACCGCCGTCGTCACCAGCGACTGGCTCGCCCAAGCCCAGGCCGCCGTTGGCCACCATCCCGACGACTCTCCGGCGCCCCAAACCCAGGTTCTCGCTTCTCCCTCGGCTTCCGGGAAAAGCTTCTGTGTCATTAACGAGTTCAATAACTGGCGGAAACAGCCCGATCTCGCGGAGGCCGTCGCTGCTATTCGCGCCTTGGCCGCCGTGATTAGAGCTAGTGAGGCTACCACTATGATGGAGCTCGAAATCGAGCTCAAGAAGGCCTCCGATTCTCTCAAAGTAAAATTCCTCTGCTTCTCTTTCTTAGCTttatgctctgtttgtttccttggaatttttattatgtggggctaaaatatttaaattgtcAAGTTCATATGAAGTTTGATATTTTATCACAATTGGGTTGCTTTAGTTTATTATAAACAGTGTATAGACAAGGATATTAGATTAAATTGGTGCCCATGTAATTGTAAAGAGGctgaatttgattatttttagagttttctttataattgcagtgatgatgatgaataAACATTGCAAAAGTAATAGGTCACACATGGAAAAATTGTTTTATGGTGTGCATAACAAAGTTGATTGAGAAAGTATAGGAGAGAAATAAGTAGTGTCATGTATTGCCAATCCTTTTTATAATcggaaattgttaaaaaaacaaGCTGGCATAAGGTAATCTCTTGGGAAAATTAGTTAAATGCAGcacataaaaaaaagtttaagttttGGGTCTCAATAGATTTTGCAATTGATATGTTTATCTGTGTATGTTCTTACCAGTCATGGGACACGACCTCCATCTCCTTGACAGCAGGCTGTGATCTATTCATGCGTTATGTAACTAGAACTTCAGCGTTAGAATATGAAGACTTCAATTCAGCTAGGTCTCGCTTGATTGAACGTGCAGAGAAGTTTGGAGAGATTTCCTGTAAGGTGTGCAAACCAATTACAATCTATAACTCCttaaggaaaattttattagCAATGATATAATATTAGCGCCATTGGCTCAATTAGTTGTCTCATATTGCAGGCACGCAGGATCATTGCCATGCTTAGTCAAGATTTTATATTTGATGGTTGTACAATTTTGGTGCATGGCTTTTCTAGAGTTGTCCTGGAAGTGCTGAAGACGGCAGCTCAGAATAAGAAACTCTTTCGGGTTTTCTGCACAGGTTTTGGCTATTTTTACTCTTAATGCACTATATTTGCATTGGACTGTCTCTTGAGGGAATTAAATCTTAATTAGtgttcttttgttttccttatGAATAAGATTAAATCAAAACTGGTACTATTGTTAATATCAGAAATGAGCCATTTGGCAACTTGTTTATGGGGTATCTGGCCCTTTACTTCTTTCTGCACCTTCAAGTTTCCCTCGATTGCAATAAATCACATTATTTTCTTGATGTTTGATTTCATCAAAAGCATGACTCATTTTGAAATTGGAATATGATTTCCTTACATTATTGACCCATGACTGTCCGTGGTTATGGTGCCTGCTCCATAAACACTTATATTATGTTGGGTTATGGTCCTTATGTTTGCATTTTGTGTCGTGATGATAATCTTCTTTAATGAACAAGTGGGCAGTGTCTGT contains:
- the LOC126724780 gene encoding uncharacterized protein LOC126724780 produces the protein MWWRSASFILDHRLQEDPPNNIASSSKEPDTLSTLSPPQTHSSFMAAADPFNPIPNPKISAYYQTRAAHTAVVTSDWLAQAQAAVGHHPDDSPAPQTQVLASPSASGKSFCVINEFNNWRKQPDLAEAVAAIRALAAVIRASEATTMMELEIELKKASDSLKSWDTTSISLTAGCDLFMRYVTRTSALEYEDFNSARSRLIERAEKFGEISCKARRIIAMLSQDFIFDGCTILVHGFSRVVLEVLKTAAQNKKLFRVFCTEGRPDRTGLRLSNELAKLDVPVKLLIDSAVAYTMDEVDMVFVGADGVVESGGIINMMGTYQIALVAHSMNKPVYVAAESYKFARLYPLDQKDMAPALRPIDFGVPIPSKVEVERSARDYTPPQYLTLLFTDLGVLTPSVVSDELIQLYL